The following coding sequences lie in one Sinorhizobium fredii USDA 257 genomic window:
- a CDS encoding NUDIX domain-containing protein, whose translation MPKRSAGILLYKYEAGALLVLLVHPGGPFWSNRDLGAWSIPKGEYEADEEPEAAARREFFEETGIEVTGALEPLGEERLKSGKLISAFAGESEFDITSISSNQFQMEWPPKSGRMQTFPEVDRAEWFTLDDAREKVNATQRRFIDRLETRRNGR comes from the coding sequence ATGCCGAAGAGAAGCGCGGGCATCCTGCTATACAAGTACGAAGCCGGTGCGCTTCTCGTCCTGCTCGTTCACCCGGGAGGTCCATTCTGGAGCAACAGGGATCTCGGGGCCTGGTCGATCCCGAAGGGCGAGTACGAGGCCGACGAGGAACCGGAAGCTGCGGCGCGTCGCGAATTCTTCGAAGAGACCGGCATTGAGGTGACGGGAGCGCTCGAACCGCTTGGCGAGGAACGCCTGAAGAGTGGCAAGCTCATCTCTGCCTTTGCGGGCGAAAGCGAATTCGACATCACCAGCATTTCCAGCAACCAGTTCCAGATGGAATGGCCGCCCAAAAGCGGACGCATGCAAACCTTCCCGGAGGTGGATCGTGCCGAATGGTTCACGCTCGACGATGCGCGGGAAAAGGTGAACGCCACCCAAAGGCGGTTCATCGATCGCCTGGAAACCCGGCGCAACGGGCGATAA
- a CDS encoding siroheme synthase family protein gives MHALPPLPNDGASKPQRVAALATLPLFWTLKGKRVIVAGGSDGAAWKAELLAACGAEVHVFAVHTELGDGFLDLLARGAADEDGSFVHHDQSWDDGIFGDAVLAIADCEDDREAKAFFKAARAAGVPVNVVDKPQFCQFQFGSIVNRSPVVVAISTDGAAPILAQAIRRRIETLLPPTIKSWARIAQAIRERVNARLQPGARRRTFWERFVDQAFVETPEEGVETRLMAEVDRLATPRPAIGRVTIVGAGSGDAELLTLKAVRALQAADVILYDERISDEVLELARREAKRILVNQPSRDAGVQGGSASLGALAKAGKRVVRLQAGDPTTSAATQQEAAWLGKLGVPVEIVPGVATRRHRSPWENDGAKSVIVAGMAEQTKEQRLRVAGH, from the coding sequence ATGCATGCCTTGCCGCCGCTGCCGAATGATGGAGCCTCGAAGCCGCAGCGTGTCGCTGCGCTTGCGACGCTGCCGCTGTTCTGGACGCTGAAAGGCAAGCGCGTCATCGTCGCCGGCGGCAGCGATGGGGCGGCCTGGAAAGCTGAACTCCTCGCGGCCTGCGGCGCCGAGGTCCATGTCTTTGCAGTGCATACGGAACTCGGCGACGGCTTTCTCGACCTGCTCGCCCGCGGCGCCGCCGATGAAGACGGTTCCTTCGTGCATCACGATCAATCGTGGGACGACGGCATCTTCGGCGATGCGGTGCTGGCAATCGCCGACTGTGAAGATGATCGAGAGGCCAAAGCCTTCTTCAAGGCGGCGCGCGCGGCAGGCGTGCCCGTCAACGTTGTCGACAAGCCCCAGTTCTGCCAGTTCCAGTTCGGGTCGATCGTCAATCGGTCGCCGGTGGTCGTGGCAATCTCGACCGACGGGGCGGCACCGATCCTGGCGCAGGCGATCCGCCGACGGATCGAGACCCTGCTGCCACCGACGATCAAGAGCTGGGCGAGGATCGCCCAGGCGATCCGCGAGCGAGTGAATGCGCGCTTGCAACCGGGCGCTCGGCGGCGCACCTTCTGGGAGCGTTTCGTCGATCAGGCTTTTGTAGAAACACCGGAGGAGGGTGTGGAGACGCGGCTGATGGCGGAGGTGGATCGCCTGGCAACGCCCCGTCCCGCCATCGGCCGCGTCACCATCGTTGGCGCGGGCTCTGGGGATGCGGAACTGCTGACGCTGAAAGCCGTCCGCGCTCTCCAGGCCGCCGACGTCATCCTCTACGACGAACGGATCTCCGATGAGGTGCTGGAACTCGCCCGGCGCGAAGCCAAGCGCATTCTCGTCAACCAGCCGAGCCGGGATGCAGGCGTTCAAGGCGGAAGTGCGTCGCTAGGCGCTCTGGCGAAAGCCGGAAAACGCGTCGTGCGCCTCCAGGCGGGCGATCCGACAACCAGTGCCGCCACGCAGCAAGAGGCTGCATGGCTCGGTAAACTCGGCGTTCCCGTGGAAATCGTGCCGGGCGTTGCCACTCGGCGCCACCGGAGTCCGTGGGAGAACGACGGTGCCAAGTCGGTCATTGTCGCGGGCATGGCCGAGCAGACCAAGGAGCAGCGTCTTCGGGTCGCCGGCCATTAG
- a CDS encoding nitrate reductase, which produces MAHEVKTTCPYCGVGCGVIARVSDDGAVSVKGDPEHPANFGRLCSKGSALAETLDLDGRLLHPEIGGRRAGWNEALDLVAERFSRSIAENGPDSVAFYVSGQLLTEDYYIANKLMKGFIGSANIDTNSRLCMSSSVAGHRRAFGSDTVPGTYEDLELADLVILTGSNLAWCHPVLYQRLSAAKTSRPEMKVVVIDPRRTMTADIADMHLAIAPDGDTALFNGLLAYLADNSAVDQDYVWAHTNGFAEALQAAAVLDLPHLSDATGLTQKQLGEFFRLFETTEKVVTCYSQGVNQSAAGTDKVNAIINCHLATGRIGRPGMGPFSLTGQPNAMGGREVGGLANMLAAHLDIEKADDRDLVRRFWGSPAVAAKPGLKAVDMFRAVADGRIKALWIMATNPVVSMPDADAVEAAIKACPFVVVSDMQRQTDTARHAHVLLPSLGWGEKDGTVTNSERRVSRQRAFLAAPGEARADWWQLAEVGRRMGFQEAFGYSSQSEVFAEHAALSGFENDERRDFDISAHAAIQQAAYDALAPFQWPQQKGTASQVKRFFAEGGFYHPDGRARFIAVRAPQTRRVDEAFPYTLNTGRVRDHWHTMTRTGKSARLSSHLAEPFVEIHPRDAQIVGVSDADLVAIESPHGAAIVRALVTDRQAEGNLFVPMHWNDQFASKARIDALVAPVTDPVSGQPASKNVAVRARRFAAKIYGFAVSAEKPQGLNAAYWAIAMADGGWRMELAFTEMDGDWIDWCRQAFSIPADIDPIGYTDRTSGEFRLAFFDGDRLLAALFLSPRPVAVARSWAVSQLRASHANLSKRFAVAAGRPGADKPDPGATVCSCFSVGVNQITAAIREGCHSVEAVGEKLSAGTNCGSCRAEIRGIIHACLAAAAE; this is translated from the coding sequence ATGGCGCACGAGGTCAAGACCACCTGTCCCTATTGCGGCGTTGGCTGCGGCGTCATCGCCCGTGTGAGTGATGATGGCGCGGTCAGCGTCAAGGGTGATCCCGAGCACCCGGCCAATTTCGGCCGGCTGTGCTCCAAGGGCTCGGCGCTGGCCGAGACGCTGGATCTCGACGGCCGCCTCCTCCATCCGGAGATCGGCGGCCGTCGGGCAGGTTGGAACGAAGCGCTCGATCTTGTTGCTGAACGCTTTTCGCGCAGTATCGCCGAGAACGGTCCCGATTCGGTTGCCTTCTACGTCTCGGGACAATTGCTGACGGAAGACTATTACATAGCCAACAAGTTGATGAAGGGTTTCATCGGCTCGGCCAATATCGACACGAATTCGCGCCTGTGCATGTCCTCCTCGGTCGCCGGCCACCGCCGCGCCTTTGGCTCCGATACGGTGCCGGGCACCTATGAGGATCTTGAGCTTGCCGATCTCGTCATCCTGACGGGCTCCAATCTCGCCTGGTGCCACCCGGTTCTTTATCAGCGCCTTTCGGCGGCGAAGACCAGCCGCCCGGAGATGAAGGTCGTCGTCATCGATCCCCGGCGGACCATGACGGCCGATATCGCCGACATGCATCTGGCAATCGCGCCGGACGGCGACACGGCGCTTTTCAACGGGCTGCTTGCGTATCTGGCAGACAACAGCGCCGTTGACCAGGACTATGTGTGGGCCCACACCAACGGCTTCGCCGAGGCCCTTCAGGCCGCCGCGGTACTCGATCTCCCTCACCTGTCGGACGCGACAGGGCTCACTCAGAAGCAGTTGGGTGAATTCTTCCGACTGTTCGAAACGACCGAAAAGGTCGTGACCTGCTACAGCCAGGGCGTCAATCAGTCGGCCGCCGGCACCGACAAGGTCAACGCCATCATCAACTGTCACCTCGCAACCGGCCGCATCGGTCGCCCGGGCATGGGCCCCTTTTCGCTGACCGGCCAGCCAAATGCGATGGGCGGGCGCGAAGTCGGCGGGCTGGCAAACATGCTTGCCGCCCACCTGGATATCGAGAAGGCGGACGACCGCGATCTTGTACGGCGCTTCTGGGGCTCTCCCGCAGTCGCCGCCAAGCCGGGCCTCAAGGCAGTGGACATGTTCCGCGCCGTTGCAGACGGGCGCATCAAGGCGCTCTGGATCATGGCGACGAACCCGGTCGTCTCCATGCCCGACGCAGACGCCGTCGAAGCGGCGATCAAGGCCTGTCCCTTCGTCGTCGTCTCCGACATGCAGCGGCAGACCGATACGGCCCGCCACGCGCATGTGCTGTTGCCCTCGCTCGGCTGGGGCGAAAAGGACGGCACGGTGACCAATTCCGAACGGCGCGTCTCGCGCCAGCGCGCCTTTCTCGCAGCGCCGGGAGAGGCACGCGCCGACTGGTGGCAACTCGCCGAGGTCGGGCGGCGAATGGGATTCCAGGAGGCGTTCGGATATTCGTCTCAGTCCGAAGTCTTTGCCGAACATGCCGCTCTGTCGGGCTTCGAAAACGACGAACGCCGCGACTTCGATATCAGCGCCCACGCGGCGATCCAGCAGGCCGCCTATGACGCCCTCGCGCCTTTCCAATGGCCACAGCAGAAAGGCACCGCATCTCAGGTGAAGCGCTTCTTCGCCGAGGGCGGGTTCTATCATCCGGATGGCCGCGCCCGCTTCATCGCCGTTCGGGCGCCGCAGACGCGCCGCGTCGACGAGGCCTTTCCCTATACCCTCAATACCGGGCGGGTGCGTGACCACTGGCACACCATGACCCGCACCGGCAAGAGCGCGCGGCTATCGAGCCATCTCGCCGAGCCCTTCGTCGAAATCCATCCCCGCGATGCGCAAATTGTTGGCGTCTCCGATGCCGATCTCGTGGCGATCGAGAGCCCGCATGGCGCGGCAATCGTGCGGGCGCTTGTCACCGATCGCCAGGCCGAAGGCAATCTCTTCGTGCCGATGCACTGGAACGATCAGTTCGCTTCGAAGGCGCGCATCGACGCGCTGGTCGCGCCGGTCACCGACCCCGTCTCCGGCCAGCCGGCTTCGAAGAATGTCGCCGTTCGGGCCAGGCGCTTTGCCGCCAAGATCTACGGCTTCGCCGTTTCGGCCGAAAAACCCCAGGGGCTCAATGCCGCCTATTGGGCGATCGCCATGGCCGATGGCGGTTGGCGGATGGAACTCGCCTTTACCGAAATGGACGGCGACTGGATCGACTGGTGCCGGCAGGCTTTCTCCATTCCCGCCGATATCGACCCGATCGGCTATACGGATCGGACCTCCGGCGAGTTTCGCCTCGCCTTCTTCGACGGCGACAGGCTGCTCGCCGCGCTCTTCCTCTCGCCCCGACCTGTCGCTGTGGCGCGCAGCTGGGCGGTTTCGCAGCTCCGCGCGTCGCATGCCAATCTCAGCAAGCGCTTCGCCGTGGCGGCTGGGCGTCCCGGGGCCGACAAGCCCGACCCGGGCGCGACGGTCTGTTCCTGCTTCAGCGTCGGCGTCAACCAGATCACCGCGGCCATCCGCGAAGGCTGTCACAGCGTCGAGGCGGTCGGCGAGAAGCTCAGCGCCGGCACCAATTGCGGCTCCTGCCGCGCCGAGATCAGGGGGATCATCCATGCATGCCTTGCCGCCGCTGCCGAATGA
- the nirD gene encoding nitrite reductase small subunit NirD → MTMNWIAIGDISDIPLRGARCVKTPIGKIAVFRTAENDVFAIEDHCPHKGGPLSQGIVHGTAVTCPLHNWVISLETGKALGADEGAVRTIPVKNDNGALSIALEALTLAAAE, encoded by the coding sequence ATGACAATGAACTGGATTGCTATTGGCGACATCAGCGACATTCCGCTCCGCGGCGCCCGTTGCGTCAAAACGCCGATCGGCAAGATCGCCGTCTTCCGAACGGCCGAGAACGACGTCTTCGCGATCGAGGATCACTGCCCGCACAAGGGCGGGCCGCTCAGCCAGGGCATCGTCCACGGCACCGCGGTCACCTGCCCGTTGCACAACTGGGTGATCTCGCTCGAGACCGGCAAGGCGCTCGGCGCCGACGAGGGTGCGGTGCGCACGATCCCGGTGAAGAACGACAACGGCGCCCTCTCCATCGCGCTTGAAGCCCTGACGCTGGCCGCCGCGGAGTAG
- the nirB gene encoding nitrite reductase large subunit NirB, whose protein sequence is MAERTPEKLVIIGNGMAPGRMLEELFEKAPGRYQVTIFNAEPRVNYDRIMLSPVLSGEKEYEEIIIHGDGWYIKHGITLYKGHKIVAIDRNAKTVTSDHGVTESYDKLVIATGSVPFIIPVPGKDLRGVITYRDLDDVQAMLLAAQSREKAIVIGGGLLGLEAAAGLALRGMDVTVLHVMPTLMERQLDPAAGYLLQKAVEERGIKVITKANTKRIVGEEKVEGIELDDGRIIPATLVVMAVGIRPNAGLAKDAGLAINRGIVVDAGMQTSDGNIMALGECAEVGGMVYGLVAPLYEMARVAASHLAGDRKAAFVHSDTPTKLKVTGINLYSVGDFADGDDREEIVLRDATAGIYKRLVLKDNRIIGTVLYGDTADGAWFNDLLKRGTEISEMRDTLIFGQAYQGGSPLDPMAAVAALPDDAEICGCNGVCKGKIVSTITGKGLTSLDEVRAHTKASASCGSCTGLVEQLMSLTLGETYNPAAVQPMCNCTELGHDDVRRLIKAKGLKSIPAVMQELEWKSSCGCAKCRPALNYYLVCDWPDEYADDYQSRFINERVHANIQKDGTYSVVPRMWGGVTNSKELRAIADVADKFNVPLVKVTGGQRIDLLGIEKEDLPAVWADLGKAGFVSGQAYAKGLRTVKTCVGSQWCRFGTQDSTGLGIRIEKFMWGSWTPAKLKMAVSGCPRNCAEATCKDIGVICVDSGFEIHFAGAAGLDIKGTEVLGLVKTEDEALEHIVALTQMYREQARYLERIYKWAKRVGLDEIRRQIMDDAEKRKGYYDRFVFSQKFAQVDPWSERVSGKDKHEFRPMATVEFNQAAE, encoded by the coding sequence ATGGCTGAACGCACCCCTGAAAAACTCGTCATCATCGGCAACGGCATGGCGCCGGGCCGCATGCTGGAAGAGCTCTTCGAGAAGGCGCCCGGGCGCTATCAAGTAACGATCTTCAATGCCGAGCCGCGCGTCAATTACGATCGCATCATGCTCTCTCCGGTGCTATCCGGTGAAAAGGAATACGAAGAGATCATCATCCATGGCGACGGATGGTACATCAAGCATGGCATCACCCTCTACAAGGGCCATAAGATCGTCGCGATCGACCGTAACGCCAAGACGGTCACCTCCGATCACGGCGTGACGGAAAGCTACGACAAGCTGGTAATCGCCACCGGTTCGGTGCCCTTCATCATTCCGGTGCCGGGAAAGGATCTGCGCGGGGTCATCACCTATCGCGATCTCGATGACGTGCAGGCGATGTTGCTCGCGGCCCAGTCGCGCGAGAAGGCGATCGTCATCGGTGGCGGTCTGCTCGGGCTGGAAGCGGCCGCCGGCCTCGCCCTGCGCGGCATGGATGTCACCGTCCTGCACGTCATGCCGACGCTGATGGAACGTCAGCTCGATCCGGCCGCCGGCTATCTCTTGCAGAAGGCGGTCGAAGAGCGCGGCATCAAGGTCATCACCAAGGCAAACACCAAGCGGATCGTCGGCGAGGAAAAGGTCGAGGGCATTGAGCTCGACGACGGCCGGATCATTCCGGCGACACTCGTCGTCATGGCGGTCGGCATCCGGCCGAATGCAGGCCTTGCCAAGGATGCGGGGCTCGCTATCAACCGCGGCATTGTCGTCGACGCCGGCATGCAGACCTCCGACGGAAATATCATGGCGCTCGGCGAATGCGCCGAAGTCGGCGGCATGGTCTACGGCCTCGTCGCACCCCTCTATGAAATGGCGCGGGTTGCCGCCTCCCACCTTGCAGGAGATCGCAAGGCTGCCTTCGTCCATTCCGACACGCCGACCAAGCTGAAGGTCACCGGCATCAACCTTTATTCCGTCGGCGACTTCGCCGATGGCGACGACCGCGAGGAGATCGTGCTGCGCGATGCTACCGCCGGCATCTACAAGCGGCTGGTGCTCAAGGATAACCGCATCATCGGTACTGTCCTCTACGGCGACACCGCCGACGGCGCCTGGTTCAACGATCTGTTGAAGCGGGGCACCGAGATCTCGGAGATGCGCGACACCCTGATTTTCGGCCAGGCCTATCAGGGAGGGTCCCCGCTGGACCCTATGGCGGCCGTTGCAGCCTTGCCGGATGATGCGGAAATCTGCGGCTGCAACGGCGTCTGCAAGGGCAAGATCGTCTCCACGATCACCGGCAAAGGCCTGACCTCGCTCGACGAAGTTCGTGCCCACACCAAGGCATCCGCCTCCTGCGGCTCGTGCACCGGCCTCGTCGAGCAGCTGATGTCGCTGACCCTCGGTGAGACCTACAACCCGGCCGCCGTCCAGCCGATGTGCAACTGTACCGAGCTCGGCCATGACGACGTGCGCCGGCTCATCAAGGCGAAGGGGTTGAAGTCCATTCCCGCCGTCATGCAGGAGCTCGAGTGGAAGTCCTCCTGCGGCTGCGCCAAATGTCGCCCGGCCCTCAACTACTACCTCGTTTGCGACTGGCCGGACGAATATGCCGACGATTACCAGTCGCGCTTCATCAACGAACGCGTCCACGCCAATATCCAGAAGGACGGCACCTATTCGGTGGTGCCGCGCATGTGGGGCGGCGTCACCAATTCGAAGGAACTGCGCGCCATCGCCGATGTCGCCGACAAGTTCAATGTCCCGTTGGTCAAGGTCACCGGCGGCCAGCGCATCGACCTGCTCGGAATCGAGAAGGAGGACCTGCCGGCGGTCTGGGCCGATCTCGGCAAGGCCGGATTCGTCTCGGGCCAGGCCTATGCCAAGGGCCTGCGCACCGTGAAGACCTGCGTCGGCTCGCAATGGTGCCGCTTCGGCACCCAGGATTCGACCGGGCTCGGTATCCGCATCGAGAAATTCATGTGGGGCTCCTGGACGCCGGCCAAGCTGAAGATGGCCGTCTCCGGCTGCCCGCGCAACTGCGCCGAAGCCACCTGCAAGGACATCGGCGTTATCTGCGTCGACTCCGGCTTCGAGATCCACTTCGCTGGCGCCGCCGGCCTCGACATCAAGGGCACCGAGGTCCTGGGCCTGGTCAAGACCGAGGACGAGGCGCTCGAGCACATCGTCGCGCTGACGCAGATGTATCGCGAACAGGCCCGTTACCTGGAGCGCATATACAAGTGGGCGAAGCGTGTCGGCCTCGACGAAATCCGCCGCCAGATCATGGACGATGCCGAGAAGCGCAAGGGCTACTACGACCGCTTCGTCTTCAGCCAGAAATTCGCCCAGGTCGATCCCTGGTCGGAGCGCGTCTCCGGCAAGGACAAGCACGAATTCCGGCCGATGGCGACGGTCGAGTTCAATCAGGCAGCGGAATGA
- a CDS encoding CmpA/NrtA family ABC transporter substrate-binding protein has product MNALTNIDESKARQLAAGAALPAPTIAGHEGSRTVRAGFIPLVDSAVLIAAAEFGFAQKEGITLDLVKDVSWANVRDRLAFRQFDVAHMLSPMPVAAMLGLGSNPSPTITPFSLGRGGNAITLSTRLYAEMQREAELGASEDALANADALATVIRRARAAGRPRLTLGVTYPFSSHNYEFRYWLAAGGIDPDRDVKLVVVPPPMTSDALAAGAIDGFCVGAPWNMVASERGVGRIVATKQDIWPSAPEKVIGMRPDWAEANPETVSRLLVALDAAARWCDAAENRVALAEVLSEQRYVAAPVDILRRVLAGQFTIDPEGNQRVIDDYFVFHAGSANYPRPSQALWTYSQMVRWGQVALSAEGLEASVAAYRPDLYRRALANSALPAEPDLAVEGATPGDRFMDGHVFDPEHIGDYVDAFPVKATGVPHASLDDI; this is encoded by the coding sequence GTGAACGCATTGACGAATATCGACGAGTCCAAGGCGCGCCAACTCGCCGCCGGCGCGGCCCTGCCGGCCCCGACTATTGCGGGACACGAGGGCTCGCGCACCGTGCGCGCCGGCTTCATTCCGCTCGTCGATTCGGCCGTGCTGATCGCCGCAGCCGAATTCGGCTTTGCCCAAAAGGAGGGCATCACCCTCGATCTGGTGAAGGATGTCTCCTGGGCGAATGTGCGAGACCGGCTCGCTTTCCGGCAATTCGACGTCGCACACATGCTCTCGCCCATGCCCGTTGCCGCGATGCTCGGCCTCGGCTCCAACCCGTCGCCAACGATCACGCCCTTCTCGCTCGGGCGCGGCGGCAATGCGATCACCCTGTCGACGCGGCTCTATGCCGAGATGCAGAGGGAGGCCGAACTCGGCGCGAGCGAGGACGCCCTGGCGAATGCGGACGCCCTGGCAACCGTGATTCGTCGCGCCCGGGCCGCCGGCAGGCCGCGGCTGACGCTTGGCGTCACCTACCCCTTTTCCTCGCACAATTACGAGTTCCGCTATTGGCTTGCCGCCGGAGGCATCGACCCGGACCGCGACGTCAAGCTCGTCGTCGTACCACCACCGATGACCTCCGATGCGCTCGCGGCCGGCGCCATCGACGGCTTTTGTGTCGGGGCGCCCTGGAACATGGTTGCCTCGGAACGAGGCGTCGGTCGCATCGTGGCGACCAAGCAGGATATCTGGCCCTCCGCGCCGGAGAAGGTAATCGGCATGCGGCCCGATTGGGCCGAAGCCAATCCCGAGACCGTCTCGCGCCTCCTCGTCGCGCTCGATGCCGCTGCGCGCTGGTGCGACGCAGCGGAGAACCGCGTAGCCCTCGCAGAGGTTCTTTCGGAGCAGCGCTACGTCGCGGCGCCCGTCGATATCCTGCGCCGGGTGCTGGCCGGCCAGTTCACCATCGACCCCGAGGGTAACCAGCGTGTCATCGACGACTATTTCGTCTTTCACGCCGGCTCTGCCAATTACCCGCGGCCGAGCCAGGCGCTGTGGACTTACAGCCAAATGGTTCGCTGGGGACAGGTTGCGTTGTCTGCCGAGGGCCTGGAGGCAAGCGTCGCGGCCTACCGGCCGGATCTCTACCGCCGAGCCCTCGCGAACAGTGCGCTGCCGGCGGAGCCCGACTTGGCTGTCGAAGGCGCAACGCCCGGCGATCGCTTCATGGACGGGCACGTCTTCGACCCGGAACACATCGGGGATTACGTCGATGCCTTTCCAGTGAAGGCGACGGGCGTTCCACACGCTTCGCTCGACGACATCTGA
- a CDS encoding ANTAR domain-containing response regulator: MPHRDLTILVIDENAIRASIIEEGLREAGHGNVTVIHEVHGVARIIETLQPDVIVIDIENPNRDMMEHLFQLTRTVGRPIAMFVDRSDTASIEAAVEAGVSAYVIDGLRKERVKPILDMAVSRFNAFSRLQRELADAKSALEERKLVERAKGILMKMRGLSEEEAFTLLRQTAMNEKKKISEIAQSVVTAAGLLIR, from the coding sequence ATGCCCCACCGAGACCTGACCATTCTAGTAATTGACGAGAACGCCATTCGCGCCTCGATCATCGAAGAGGGCCTGCGCGAGGCGGGCCACGGCAATGTCACGGTCATCCACGAAGTCCACGGGGTTGCGCGCATCATCGAGACGCTGCAGCCGGACGTCATCGTCATCGATATCGAAAACCCCAACCGGGACATGATGGAGCACCTCTTCCAGCTGACGCGCACCGTCGGTCGGCCGATCGCCATGTTTGTCGACCGCTCTGACACGGCCTCGATCGAGGCGGCGGTCGAGGCTGGCGTCTCGGCTTACGTGATCGACGGGCTGAGAAAGGAACGCGTCAAACCGATTCTCGACATGGCTGTCAGCCGCTTCAATGCCTTCAGCCGGCTGCAACGAGAGCTTGCGGACGCGAAATCGGCCCTTGAGGAACGCAAGCTCGTCGAACGCGCCAAGGGCATTCTCATGAAAATGCGGGGGCTTTCCGAGGAGGAGGCCTTCACGCTGCTTCGCCAGACCGCGATGAACGAGAAGAAGAAGATCTCGGAAATCGCGCAGAGCGTGGTGACCGCCGCCGGATTGCTGATCCGATGA
- a CDS encoding response regulator, with protein sequence MPRTDVSVHPLPIKSALVIDDHPLYCDALAATMESTFNTRRIRTACSLGEALQQLRMRFSPDLIMLDLNLPDASGLSGFLKIKERTPDIPVIVISAITSKGVVQSVIAAGAAGFIPKDIGRQHFQEAMRDIWNGKTYVPPGYTIPARTRPTDGSVETISRKIAHLSQQQTRILGLICEGMPNKLIAYEMQLAEATVKAHITALLRRLGVHNRTQAAMLVREVSIRHSLQ encoded by the coding sequence ATGCCGCGGACTGATGTGTCCGTCCACCCGCTTCCAATTAAGTCGGCTCTGGTGATCGACGATCATCCGCTCTACTGCGATGCCTTGGCCGCTACAATGGAAAGCACCTTCAATACGCGTCGAATTCGCACAGCCTGTTCGCTCGGTGAAGCGCTGCAGCAATTGCGAATGCGGTTTTCGCCTGACCTGATCATGCTAGATTTGAACCTGCCCGATGCGTCGGGTCTAAGCGGCTTTCTGAAGATCAAGGAAAGGACGCCTGATATCCCGGTGATCGTGATCTCGGCAATTACATCCAAAGGCGTCGTCCAGTCGGTCATTGCCGCCGGCGCCGCGGGTTTCATCCCCAAGGATATCGGCCGCCAGCATTTCCAGGAGGCTATGCGGGATATCTGGAACGGCAAGACCTATGTGCCTCCCGGTTACACGATACCTGCCCGCACCCGGCCGACCGATGGGTCGGTGGAAACGATTTCGCGCAAGATCGCGCATTTGTCGCAGCAGCAGACCCGCATTCTGGGGCTGATCTGCGAAGGGATGCCGAACAAGCTGATTGCCTACGAAATGCAACTGGCCGAGGCGACCGTCAAAGCCCACATCACGGCGCTCCTGCGGCGCCTGGGCGTCCACAATCGCACCCAGGCGGCGATGCTGGTGCGCGAAGTCTCGATCCGCCATAGCCTGCAATGA